The region CCTAGTTTGTGTACTCTGTTTGATCAACCATTTTATATTTAGCTGAAGACACATTGGGCAGCTCAGTGTTCTTTGGACTGGGAAAAAACAGAGCTTGATTATTGGCTGTTCCCAGATTTACTTAATAAAAAAGATCGTTTTGATCAAAATGTTGTAGATTTTTCAATAAATCTAGAGGAAATTGGTTACAACCACTAATGTTTCTTCTACTCAGCATCAATTCTGGGCCTACAAATAGCCTATTTTATATAGAAAACAGCTTTATGCTATTGCCATGTCTTTGGTCATTTCTGTCCCCACagagatttattattattgtccgACTGTCAACTAAAGAATCAAACTGGAACAGCCAGTTTCTTTGGAAGGGAAAAATCCTCACTGACTAATACCAGGAAGACACATAAATTGCTAATGTAATGAACTGCAGATGCAGTGCTCTCTGTGGGTTCAAACTTCAAAAGAGGTGGCGGTAGCAGCGACATCCCGCGACGTTTTTCACGTAAGGTATTTTGACATGTTACAGTGGGAAgagcacaggtgtaactaataaaatgattgctggctgaattccatttagctgctttagttccagggtcctggtattgtactactatgacaagtcaaaatgtctgccttTCGGTCAAATCTCCTCAAACACATATTTGGCATGTCTGCACTGCAATTTCTTGCATATGCCAATTTGGAAACACCTGTAATAAGCTAATATCTGCCACGACTGCTACCTGTTGGACAGAATGAATCCAAAGAGAACAGAGCAGCATCAGTCTCTGCTGATTTACCCTTTAAACACTCCAATCATACACACTTTGGAGGCATATTAAAAAGGAACACCAAACAACTGAACTAGCAACGTCTCAAGCAACATTTGAGCACCAGAATAAAACAGTAGGTTCCAAAACAAACTCACAGCAGCAGGCACTGACATGCTATATCAGCTTACTGTGTCAAATTTGTAAGGCTACCCTGCTGCAACGGACAAATAAGTGCAAACAGATCCTTTGGGTCCTCTAGGTGAACAGTGAACAGAAATATGATCTCACGAGAGAAGAGGTGGTGAGATTCTTCACAGTCCTCTGCTGCCACCTGGTGGTAAAGTCATGTAAAGCAGGCGGAATAACAGGTggctgacagttttttttttttttagtaaactCAGCAGTTGAAACTTTTGGGTAATGAAACATCTTACCATATTTGTCTCTCAGACCGACTGTGCATCGGAATACTCCACCAAAGGCAACGTCTTCCCCAAAGATGActgcaggtaaacacacaaTACAATCAGCAATAAAATGGCAAGAACAGAATAAGCAAGAAAAAATTAGTccaaatttgacaaaaaaggcaacaacatgagatgggagaaagagaaaatgatgatTATTTTTAAGTACAACTAGCCTTTAGCTCTGTGATTGGGGCTAGATGATCTCTGGCGCAGAAAATGAATCGAGCAACATTTCTACTCATAATACactgggcctcatgcaagaaccatTAGAACGAACAGATTCGTTCAGAAGTGGCTTGTATGAGTCATCGAATTTCTTGTATTTTGAATTTACGAGTGGTCCAGACCTGTAGCAGGAGTCGTGCAATTAGTCTGTGGTTATCCAGACCTACGTTTGTCACTGATAGATTGAATATTTCATCCCTTTGAAGCAATTTTGAGTTTGAATATTCCGATATAAATTAATCTTCATAATTATGTGGACCTCTGCAAtttgaattataatatatttctaaatgtattcaCATAGCCTAACGATATCATCATCTAATCTAACTATGAAGCAAGGACTCTccgtctgtgtgtccttcgTATAGCTCGTTCATCCGATTGACTTCACACTTGGAGGATGTATTGCAGGGGACCACGTGGAGTGCtttgtcgaatttggtgcaatttggacacacgACAccttcaatattaataaactttgaataaataaaCGCCAGCTCTCTGAGCAGCAGCGAGGGAGGGTCTTCAAGGCTCTGCAGACTGAATCCAGCATGTTGTCTGCAGTGGGCAGACCGCGGCTCAGTTCACTGTTGCTGGATCCTGGATACAACTCGCTAACGCTGGATAATGTTACAACTGCAGCGGGCAGAGCACTGCTCATCCACTTCAGTTATACTAACGTTATAGCCTACGTTACATTGATGCTGGATAAAACGTTACAACCAGACTTTTCTTCACCTTCCTGGAGACAACACGAGCGGATAGTCAACTGGAAGCAGAATCAAACCAGaatgtatttcaccggtgttacTGTAAGCCACaacatgtgtgtttttcctccgtGAGTAACACTGTATTTCAGCAGTGTCAGACATGATACCAACTTATAACACTACTGTTAACGTTACCGCCAGCAAAACACCTCCGACTGGGTGTAACCGCGACCCGAGTGTGTTTTTTAGGGGTGGATTTAGTGATGCGAGGGCCACAAGGGTAAACTCTGTCTTGCTTTACTTTTTACTCTGTCTAACTGGAAATGTTGGTTTTGGcagtagtagaagaagtagacctactcaaaacaaatgtttactTCAAGTGAAGAATGAAAGAgaggtattatcagcaaaatgtacttaaatttACTGAATGTCTGTTCAGGGTGGAGCTTTCAATTCTATTATAATGTTGGATACTTTActgaataataatgcatcatattttaatcgttatattttgtgagtcaaatctgaatctgcaacgtAACCAGTAACATTTCTGTGTCAGGTAAATAGTACTACAATGTTTTCCTTAAAAGTAGAAGTACTCAGTAAGTAGTGTGCATATTTTTAAGCGCTTTTGGGGccttttgtaagttatttcGGGGTACAATTAGTTAGAATAGTAATATAATTCAATACTTTTCATATCTAATataataaatctatagctgTTTGAGGCCCTTTCAGTTGGGGGCTCCAGGCAGTTGCCTACCTTACCTAACGATAAAGTCTACATGTTTTTTACCGGTGTTTCTGACCACGATTAGCCGTAACTTGGGTGTGTGATGCAACTATGTCacggcaggtgtattgctcagaaCCCAAAGAAGTGGTTCTTGAGAAAGCTGCAGAGagcaacaccacaggccaaGAATTCAGCCCattctgaacaggcatgttttcaACGGGCACTGAACTCGTTCATTTAAACTGGCCACTGATGCTGTTGTCCAACACTACAATATGAATATGAACATCTAAAACTGCTAAACAACTTAAAATATGCACTAATTGTGCAATTGTCTCTATATATAAGAAGAGGGCGTTAATTATGCTAATTTTACATTTCTCATTTACGCACAGGTGACATTCATCATGTTTACGCGGGTCATTTACACCGTTATCTGAAGTTAGAAAGTGTTTGCTGAATCTGACCTGGCAGAAAATTAAGACAAAGATACAAAGATGTTCTTGCACGAGGCCCATTGTTTTGAGTAATACCAAAGACTCAATACTACGAGGATGCAACTTGAGATTTTAATATTTCCTGAAATAACATGACCCCCCTGTCTACAACAAATTCCATTATACTATAATTATACGACAAGTTCACCTTTCTTGTAAGGTCTTAAAGATCTATCGAaatgcagtcacacacacaaaggaggaACATTTCTACATCATGAATGTTCCTGGAAGCTCAAGTCATCCAATTGTGACACAGACTTGTCGCATCTAATCTTAAAGGGTATTAAAATTATTCCAAAGCAGAAGTGTGATCTTTCAAAAACTACATGATGATAAATGAGGTAAAAGGGTATAGCTTTCAGAGAGGTTTATCTAATAACAGCTATAAAATTCACTGTCCCGTTTTAGCGTCCTACCTGCTGTTGGATCATTGGCGAGAGTGTTGTCCAAGGCACTTGTTACCGACTGAAACAAGTTCATCTTCTGGGTAGGACCTAAAAggtttaaagataaaaaaaaaaaaaacattttaaagataaCTTGACACTAGCAACAATTTCTTATTTTGCCTAAACAAACACTGTTGAACACAGCCGTTAGTCACCATACCAGTTATTGCAGGAAAGAAACCACAGTAAGGAAACTTGTCCTTCAATCAATGAGACACTTCTTTGTTATAGAAAAAGGAACAAATGATACTCAGTGCTGGGTTGTTTTTCTGGATCCAGTAATAATGTTAGTTATTCAGTTTGAGTGCCAACATCCTGGTCAGATGAACTGTAGGATAAACAACGAGCTCATACCTCGTCTGGGATGCTCTCAGACTATAAGAGATCATAATTAGCACTCTCTTATGTGATATAAAGGTCATGTCAACAGTTCTAATGCACATTAACTGACCTTTCAGTGAAGAGACATCTTGTGTCTAATAGCAGTAATAGTTTCTTCTGACATGAACAGTATATTGCATATTTATAAATTCTGGATTTTTAATGAGGGAGAAGTAGACAtcaattaaaaagaaatcatCTAGGTAATttaaccttctttttttttaatcagacacTCATGATGATCCCTAGCAGAGTATTGTTAACCATGTGGAGAGATCTTTAAACAGCTGATACCTGCACAGCAGTTTAAATGACAGATGTGTCTCTATCCAGTCTTGACAACAGAACAGAAGAACTattctaactaactaactataataataatgctggTCACTTGCCTTTTAACTAGctttaactaaactaaactaaactacacAGTTATTTCCTGTTAATGTAGCTAGCATTAGCTAGCGTTAGCCGGCTAGCAGCCACTCACCGTACTGTGTGGGTTCGGGGTCAGGCTGAAAGGCAAAGTGCGCCGCATGTCTGCGTTGTGTTTTTGTACGTGAGTTGGAGCTCGGCGACAATTTGAGCACGGTGGCTGCAAAAGAGCTGTGAGTCCCGGGTCCGGTGCCAACACCGGAGAGGGAGAGTTTGGAGTGTTGTGCACCGCGGACGAAGAACCGAGCAGCGGCCGCCATCACTGTTGATAATCACTGTTGTTATGACTGACCAGGAAGGGCACAGTGCGAAGATCGCCTATTCAAGTGAGACCCAGTACAGTGCTACAGGggtgacgtatttttgtaggccaaaccAGGATGTTAGCATCGCTTTTTTTATTCACAAGATGAATTTACAACCATTAAGGCAAAATCATTACAATAACGAAGTTATTATCCTCAAAACTGAGCAGATAACACAATagacataaaacatttacagataataaaattaaaaaataaataaatattttttttaaaaagcatgacttaaataaaacaaagttaaagaaagaaaaggggaTTAAGTGATCATGATGATTATATGGTCAGATAAGGACTCATTCCTCTATGGAGACAACTGGaatatattcagtgtttttagtCGAACTCCCGTCCCATTTCTGAGTAGTgtgttggtattattattattattattattattattattattgggcTTCTTTCATCAGTCTTTCTAAATCCTGACACATGAtactgtttttatctttttcagcACCGGAccacaataaaatatgtttttgtttttgtgttgaaaTTTTAAAAGCTGTTACAGCAGATATCCATTTTGGTTAGAATATTGTGAgaaaattttttttattttgtcgaaaaagtgaaaaaagaggCTAGTTTAAGAAGGGAAAGGAAACGTCGACTCTTTGTGGTACCAGGGAATAGTGGCAGAGTGAGCTctcctgtttcttcttctccattcCAGCCAGCCTCCAGCAGCAGATCAAGGTTGTGATTGGTCCAGAAGGAGGGCGGTGTGCGTGGTGTGCGCGGTAGGAGCTTTATAGACGGTCCGTGCGCATACTAATGGTAGTATGTTATTAACTATTAGATATTATGATATAAATTACCCCGGCCATTCGTcagattaaaacagaaacatgaatGCTGCGCAGCATTTAGGATGACATCATTATAGTGACTGACTTCCTCTCAGCACCTCCTTTCTGAGCACATTACATGATGCAGggtattatattgttttataagtATAAATTAGAAAATACTAATATGAACATACACATGTCTTATTGATACCTCTAACAAATATAATCTGTATCGATAACTGTATTATTCTTATAAAAGTCTACAATGATGCTAGCTTGACAAATTCTATGATGCAGTTCCTACCTATGACCACTGGAGGACATTAAAACTCgtgagtttaaaaaaacaggTTCAGTTAACATCAGGCCTTTTTATTTACGAGTTGTTTAATCtgaataatgtaaatatttttaaagcatCAGCAGTTCCTGAGTGTTCCTCTGTGCTGATGCTAGGAAGTGTTGgtctgtgtatttaaaatcacgagtgtttgctgccctctagtggtgaaAGCGAGAAACTGAGAAATTAGTCAAAATACCGTCAATGCAGATATTATAGCATACGTCCGgtatatatttcaaaataaaactttcaatTTACACAGAAGTGCAGTTATTCGTGGTCACCACGGGAGTGTAGTGTATAGTCACGGCAATTTGATTGGCCATAAACAAAATTAACATGACACATACACAATATTTAGTCAAATTATTTATCGTTATACAGActattttttaggttttttttgtaCACATAAAGGAAAAGGACAGCATCCCAATAGTGTTGATCTGtttgctgccctctagtggtggCAGCCAGGAACTGCTCAATTAGTCAAATTACCGTCAATGCAGATATTATAGCATATGTACACTTCCGGGAAATcatttcaaaatatatatattttttttaaacaattctTTATTGCAATAGtgcacatacaaacaaaatatatacatacaaatgaCTCTTTAATACAGACAAACAATGTCAGAGCTAGGGGCAATCTtttaaatacaaacattaaacaaagagcacaaataaagtttttcgcagctttcttatttttttttcgttAAAAATGGTTTTAATGTACTGTTTGgtttcattttaaaatcttATTAATAAGGGTTTAGAGTGGCTAAATTTGGATATAAGTCACCGCTGTTACATCTGAGGtaaaaggcaaaacaaaatgttcaccGGTTGTACACAGCAAAGACTTGAcctgtgtatttaaaatgatGAGTTTTATTGTTCTCCAGTGCATTGATGCTAACTTGATGAATTTGATATATTGCAGTTCTTCAGAGTGTCAAATTCACCAAGTTAGCATCAGACTGTTTTTATTTACCATTTGTTTAACCTGAATaatgtttctattttttaaGCATTCACAGTTCCTGAGTCTACCTCTGTGTATATAAAATCACGAGTATTTGCTTCCCTCTAGTGGTGACAGCGAGGAACTGTTAAATTAGTCAAAATAGCGTCAATGCAAATATTACAGCATACTCACACTTCCGGTAAATCCTTTCAAGATAACACTTTCAATATACACCGAGGTGTAGTTACTCGTGGTCACGTGGAAATGAACAAAATAACATGATAAATACACGATATTTAGTGtaattatttaatgttatacagagtatttttttgggggggattaTTTTGTACACATAACGGAATAGAAGCACATCATCCAACAGTGTTTACCTCTATGTTGATGCTAGAAGATTGACCATGTTGGATTTCACcaatttttttttgagaaaattaaaggaaaataaGCTCCAAaggcaaaataaaatcattaaaacataaaacattttccTTCAGAGGTTTGCTGGCAGTTTCAATGGAGTCCTGTTAAGAATGACCTTGACTATGAAATTATAACATTAACTGTGCAGTTTTGTGGTGAAATATGTTGTAACACATTCAAATTGCACACCTTGTCAGTTACGCATCCTTTGTATCAGTGGagacaaataaaagaaacaactCCTAAGGATACAGTACTTTTATTTGACTATGTTGTATGCTTAAATTTATTATCGGATGACAAAAGTAAATGGTGAAGCAATATAATGATTTTGTGTCAAAGgcacaaacatacaaatatagATTTGTTAGTTCTACATCTTACAGAAGGTACTGTTACTGTACTGAAGTGGTTAAGaggggtaaaaaaagaaaagaaacagaaatatcCACATCACATTTTCTTGGATAATTAGGTTGATGGCTTTGCACACTCTGCAACGTCCAACTTCCTGCCACTGCTGCACATTCTGGCCAGATTCTGTGAAAGGCAGAAAGCAGCGTTAGTATTTAAGAAACTCATGGATGGAGTCAAAGTCTGACGTTCTACCAAGTGAATCTTACATTAGCAGCTCGGATGATGCTGTTTGGAGACTGGAGGGCTGCGAGGTCCGTTAGTATCTTCTGCAGATCACTGTTAGTGGGACATTCTGAAACAGATGAATTGAGTACAGGTCAGTATCACATCAGCAAAGTTGGCTTCCAAGTACACAGACTTTGAtgagagagaatgtgtgtgtgtgtgtgtgtgtgtgtgtgtgtgtgtgtgtgtgtgtgtgtgtgtgtgtgtgtgtgtgtgtgtgtgtgtgtgtgtgtgtgtgtgtgtgtgtgtgtacctggtcCAGATGATGCTTGTGACTTCAGCTGCAGGTAAGGATGCTCCAGCAGCTCTGCAATAGAGATTCGCTCTCTGGGGTTTCGTACCAAGCACCTCTGAAACAACCAGATAAAACATCTTATTTGTATTTGACATCACTGCAACAACGCTTCTAAGTTGTAATCTATGAACTTGTAGCTAAATATGCatcaatattttagttaaaCCCGTAACATACAGCAGTCTGTAGAGCAGAATGTGGCCTCAGTGTATGTTTAACTCTtatttaaagctactacgaggaactttaattttgtgtttataTGGTTGGTCCCTGTGGACAGAAGCGGCGGTGtgtccgagcaccagagtccatTTAGAAAACCGTTCATTTTCCTGCAGCCGGGTCTGACGGTCTGCCCCGCGTAGTCCTGGTTTAGGTTATCtggtgcctcccttccctccgggggccccagcaatacggcctgggcctccagcagcgtggtgtctgCGTTGGCTCCTAGCGGGGACCAGCGGAGCAGCGAGGTGCTGGAGGCTGCACTTGAGCCTGAGCTGAGTTTCTAATGAACCTGCTTGATTCAGCGTGGAATCCGACCCGGTGGCACCGATCCCAAGCATTAAGAATTACTCTAGAAATAGCTAATCTTCTTGCTGATGGTCGTTTGCTtttgtaggtcatatagaggcatcggTATTAATTTGAGATGGTTACATAACCAGTTAAATgctcctcacagtaacttttaCTCACTAATTACTCACAAAATAATTAATGTCTTCAtatcattattttgtgtctcgTACATTTGTACTTAAAAAagcgaaaacaaaacaaacactgtacGTACACAAGTGCACGGACACAAAATTGCAAGCCCAATAAAGTGTTTTGAGAGGTCAACCAATACACAAGTATACATCTCTCATTTAAAATGCCCTCTAGAACTCTAAATACTGTAAGACTTGTGAAATTGACATTTTGTGTTCAGACTAGTATAGTTTAGTCGTGGTCTCTCACCTTCAACACATCCAGCAAGTCCTTCTCCGATATGTCAGGAAACTCAATCTGATGTGAAGGATCGATGATGGCGTGCAGCTTGGCGATCTGATTAGTGATACTGTTGAATGGAGTTTTCCCATAAGTCATGCAGTACATGATACATCCAAGGGACCACACGTCACCTTTGGGACTGATCTTTGgggaaaaacaggaaaacaaatagaaaatgttttcaCCACAGCGCTGCAATCAGAAATGATTGCTTAGAATGTTTAATTGATTTAAGTAAGAGTACCTTTGAGCGTGCTTTTCCTGCCTTGGATGAAGTGTCTTTGATGGCTTCAGGGGGCATATAGTTCAAGGTTCCAACCTGTGTTTGACAAACAACCATGTATTACATAGGTACAGCCCTTTCCACCTGGAGTGTAGGTCTGATAGAGCTTAATTATGCTtatagtaaaatatgttttccacAGACTCATTTATTTTGGTTGTTGCACACCCATGAGAATAGGCTTGTTTTGCATGCATTTCCTGGTTTGTCTACTCATAAGTTTTGTTTCCATGAATGCAACTCCTACACTGTGTGCACACAGTATTCAGCATTAACAACTCCCATTGAGCAGTTGCAGCTAGTGTAGATGATCAGGTTATCAATGCATATCAAGGGCATTTATACCcggatttcatttgtttttcagcAAAGAACTCACAATCCAAACACCAGGGCTGCATGTTAACACTGCATGTAAGAGACCGTATGTGTTTATTCAGTGCATGACAGAGATCTTACCTGTGAATCCTTCATAATGCTCGTTACATCTGGTTGGATTCGGTTTGCGATGCCAAAGTCAATCAACTTCAGTGAAGCATTCACGATGACAAAATTAGCTGGCTTCAAGTCACTGTGGACAATTCCtgcacagaggacacagaggacataTAGAATATTTGGAATGGTTAAAAATGACTCATAATTTGAGTGTGCCATCGAGTGAACAATGCTGAGAATCGATGGGGGAACAGTAGTGAGAGCTATAGAGAAAGAAGTACCATGTTTGTGGATGGTATGGACGGCCTCCAGCATGTTCTTCCAGTAGAACTTCCTCTCCAGCGGATTCACAGTTTTGCGGTTTCGTAACCAAGTGTTCAGATCCAAGTTTCCACACTCCATCCGCATGTAGATGTAGCTGTTGGTTATTTCACTGCAAACACATataaaaccaacatggtgatATGAactattacatttctttttgtataCAAATATGACTTTAAAACCTGTTTCAAGGTGATTCCTGTGCAATGCGTTGATACATTGTTTTTTGGACATGGCCATGTACTTACTAGTCATAGAGCTTGATAATTTGATCGCTGTACTGCTGCAAGTGGTTCAGATGTTCAATCTCATTTTTGTAGCTTTCTATTGTCTGAGCATCGGCCTCCTCAAGGTCGACGTATTTCACAGCAAACAGCTGCTTCTTGTGATCAAGGACCTGGTagacctgaaaaaaaacagaaaacaacggTCAGTGATTATAGTTGCAAACAGcaacaaaagcaaaaatgtataaatgctgTAACATAATATGAATTCTCTATTAATGTTTGACCTTGCTGGATCCACCACGTCCAATCATCTTGAGTATGAAGAACTGCTTGCCCTTTATGGTAATGGTTTCATTGGATAATGCAGTAAAAGAAGCCTAAAATGAAATTCAAACAAAAGTATATCATGTCATTAAAGTTTAAATGATTCCTTGTGTGGGTACTTTCAAAACAGAAAAGGGCCTTTCTGTATTCTATACTGCAAGATAAGCAACATGCTGTACCTGTGGAGTTTGGAAACATGGAGCTTTGTTTATTGGTGTGAATGGCTGCTGAACAGGTCCAGCTCTGTGTGCTGCCACTGCAGACGAAGACACTTCAGGAACTCTCTTTACAACAGGAGTCATAAAGCTGAGGGGGACAAAGATGATGTAGATGTGACTGGGAACATTTTATAATGGGGAAAAGCAGCACATAAAGAAACAAGAGAAGTAATTTAATGCAAATGAAGTGTTAACTGATTATGTTCCAGACCAGCAGACACCCAAGTCAAGATAATACCTGTTAGCACAGGGGTTCCTGTAGCCGTCTGGTGTCTGACAGACTGTTTGTGGGTTCAGTCTGGACGGAAGATGGACGGATGGAGTGGGGAGTGATTCAAACAGACGAGGAACAGGTCTGGGGTCTGGGGGTGTTGTGCGTTTATCCTAggaagaaaataattaataacgATTTGATCAGCACTAGGGTAAGGTTTCGAGACTAAAACTGATAAATGAtggacataaacaaacaaaaaaaaacaaatcaatattaTCAGAATGAAGAGGTGGAAATGAGTCagcaaaattaagagaaaatgaTCACATTGTCATATCTGTAGAAATTCCCTTATTCGTCATCATAGTGACAAATAAGGGAAATGAGTTATTAGTGCCAAAATCTGTCAGCAAGAAAGAGCAGACAAAACATAATAAACTCACAGGCTAACATAGACTCCACAGCAGCTTATCAAAATGCAAATTCAAGCTTACTTAAGAACTTTTAATTATCTTCTTATGAAACACTTTGCTCTAAATGCATTGCACAGAAAATAGAAGATAAAGAATGTCATCAGACCTCTGGAGAAACATGCCGGTTGAAGAAAGTTGGCATCTTCCACTCTGATATGGGCTCCTTGTTGGCAGGTTTAGGCTGTTCCACTGACCGCCTCACAAGGACCCGAGCAGGAAGCTGAAGTTCCTGGTTTCTCCCACAAGTAGGCAGACTTTCTGGAATACCTGTTGGCAAATCTACAAGAAAAACAATAGAAATTAGAAACATTTCAATTCCAGACCAACATGTCCAACTCAGTGCTTTAATGTAAACAGTGCTCCTCAGTGAATCTCTACCTGAGGGCTGTTCCTCCTCCCTGGTGGGCACCAGCTGTTTCTCCCCAGCTTTCAGGTTACGTATGGCCAACTCCAGGAGCTCTGCTGGCCTGGCATGTAATGCCTGGGCTTTGTGCAGAATTGAAGTCGCTTTCATCACATTACCttaaaaaggaaaggaggaagaaCATTTGCAATTTCACCATGATAGTGAGTGAACACTTGTGTAGTCATTTTAAAGATCTTAATATAAATTTTGCCAAAAGTAAACCTGTATGTATTccatgaaatgtgtgtttgtgtgcattagGCCTGTGTCGGTCTATTCCATATATCAGATTTCTGACATTAAAATACAAAGCCATTCTACTGTACCTTGAGAAACCTCAAACTGGGCATGTGCTATGTGGACAAAGGCAAAGCCTTTACAGTTGGATCTTGCAACTATGAAGTGGTCCTTGGCTTCATCGGAGTCTTCgatccttcaaaataaaaaaagaaagaaatctgatTACACTTAAACGCCTACATCCA is a window of Sebastes umbrosus isolate fSebUmb1 chromosome 11, fSebUmb1.pri, whole genome shotgun sequence DNA encoding:
- the ttk gene encoding dual specificity protein kinase Ttk, translated to MEEEEHTDRKQRLAMLCQNINKFMKCLNEDDTGNLNRVIGSNSPESCLSYLTDLERKGDPHLDRNHLTRLIDFYTRVFSNMPLGKHCQNESYARLLVRFAELKAIQDVNEAEANFNVARSHSPDFAFVHIAHAEFEHSQCNTKRGIYILQNAIELGAKPKELLEAALQRMQTGKTQLFCSEDKENVPLLSNSYVHSSVKKGSASQKVCRTSDGTGDLQLSSIFGSGTEALGGSSDDQLSGWRSHSKRAVGMPGRVPVVPFSIPEKDVDDEDYNNGRPSKRNDSSLHTSFSRQTSGSNVNPLFGLSSSKKNPADRDSLYSQPPAVSPEHCPWEDQAAVDSTTTLLHTHDTRDASRMEDVTYSFDQVVKTNSPESCLTYLMDLEKRGNPHTDINLLNKLKDCYSKIFSRLPIRQFSKNASYARILVRYAELKGIEDSDEAKDHFIVARSNCKGFAFVHIAHAQFEVSQGNVMKATSILHKAQALHARPAELLELAIRNLKAGEKQLVPTREEEQPSDLPTGIPESLPTCGRNQELQLPARVLVRRSVEQPKPANKEPISEWKMPTFFNRHVSPEDKRTTPPDPRPVPRLFESLPTPSVHLPSRLNPQTVCQTPDGYRNPCANSFMTPVVKRVPEVSSSAVAAHRAGPVQQPFTPINKAPCFQTPQASFTALSNETITIKGKQFFILKMIGRGGSSKVYQVLDHKKQLFAVKYVDLEEADAQTIESYKNEIEHLNHLQQYSDQIIKLYDYEITNSYIYMRMECGNLDLNTWLRNRKTVNPLERKFYWKNMLEAVHTIHKHGIVHSDLKPANFVIVNASLKLIDFGIANRIQPDVTSIMKDSQVGTLNYMPPEAIKDTSSKAGKARSKISPKGDVWSLGCIMYCMTYGKTPFNSITNQIAKLHAIIDPSHQIEFPDISEKDLLDVLKRCLVRNPRERISIAELLEHPYLQLKSQASSGPECPTNSDLQKILTDLAALQSPNSIIRAANNLARMCSSGRKLDVAECAKPST